From Acinonyx jubatus isolate Ajub_Pintada_27869175 unplaced genomic scaffold, VMU_Ajub_asm_v1.0 scaffold_27, whole genome shotgun sequence:
AAAGAGGACATTGTAGAATTCTAGAAAATGATTTCCCAAATGCTGTTGCCCAACAGCCCCTTTGAGAACACACAGAAGGGATTTCCAATGTTCACATCTTGACCTCCCACTTCCATGTACTAGACACAATAATAAGGAGCAAAAACTGGGGTTTAAGATGTGGGCAATACCTTGTTATGCCATTCAATGTTTAGAATGGCCACTAAGCAACATAAATGATGATGGTACCTTAAGAGAAAGCTGAAGCTGAAAAGGAAATATCAGGAAGATATTTCTCTATCTTCAAACCCCTACTTCTTTCCCTTACTGCAGGGATCTGAATTCCAGTCATGCGAAGAGGAAGCTTCCAAGAGACAGTCTtcaaaggaaggaacaaaacCCCGAGTGTGGTTTGGGAAGTCTGGAAGGAGTTATCCTCACCCAAGAGGAGGAGGTGTCCATAGTTCTCTAACATGACATCTCTATAGAGCTCCCGCTGACTGTGGTTCAGGAAACCCCACTCTTCCTGAGAGAATTCTATGGCCACATCGTTGAAGGTCAGCAGTTCCTGCAATAAATACCACAGTTACCAAGTGGCCCAAGGTGGGGTTCATAATCGTACCTAAGATGAAAGAGGGAGTTaatgtcaccagctagacccaagacctgacctttactgcttACCTGCTTGTGCCTGCTGACCTTAGTCCTCATTTTACTTAACCTCTTCTTTCCAACTTATCTTTTATTTCAGGCAAAACACCCCATGGGCACAGTCTCCTGTGATGGAAACAGAAAGTATCCAACAAAAGGCAATGACTGCCCTGAGGAAGAGCTTGGATTGGCCTAGTTTGAGCTGAACCCCTGACTCACACCTCTGCAGATGGACCAAGGAGTAACCCAGTCTCCTTGTGACTCATTACCATtactcattataatactaaaatcccCACCCAAGTAGGAACACAAACCTCATTTATATAAGATACAAAGTATGTAAAGAACTGTTGTCTTAAGGAACATGTGTGATCTTATGCCCACATCTATATGACAAGGCCTCTCTTTCTAAATATCCACCcaaaccctaaataaaaggaaaccgttccccttccctctgtgtgtctctgcttTGGAAGTTATTGCCTGTGATCTCCTTACTGGTGAAAAATCAAGTTTCCTTTCTGTGGTGACTCCACCTGGTGTAGTTTCTATCTATGACTGTTATATTTCAggattttaagatatttaaacatGTCAGTCATAtgattcttgttttcattttatgaaaatacaaagaagtaaaTAGAATGGTATTTCTGTGTCCTGATGTGGAATGAATTACAAACATACAGgatgggggacacctgggtagctcagttggttgagcatctgacttcagctcaggtcatgatttcagggtttgtgagttcaaatcccacattggattctgtgctgacagctcagaggcccagagactgcttcagattctgtgtcttcctcttctatctgccccttccccttcacactctctcaaaaataaataaacattaaaaaaaaaaaacatagagggTGGAAGTCTGATTTAGAATCTCCACTCCCACAAGTCAATGTCCTTACAACAGAAAGGTGAGCCCTTCATTGTCCAGTGAAAACTGATGTGATGTGGGACTGGAATTCAGGGTCAAGAAAGTATCTTTGAGGTGACTTTGGtgtaaaaagttgtttttaataaagcATGGGTAATGACCCATGGGCAGAGCAACGTACACTGTCATTTGGAGAAGCCATTGATTTCATACTTTTAAGTTGGGGAGTAGAGATAAGAAAGTTTCTaaagagattttcatatgttaaagaagaccAATAGAGTCCTGCAAGTCTGGCTCTGGTCAAGCTAAAGTCCTTTTTTGCATCTAACAAAGCATTAAATTAAGGCTGTTGGGCATTCCTTGAACAATGTCATACTCTACCTATCCCAGGTATTTACAAATGCACTGCAAGttcaaggaaatttaattttatctacacttcttttgtctttgttttcctcatcaaaAACTGCAAGCAAGGGAAGCTCAGAAAAAAGTTTCCAGTTTAATTGTGATGGTTTCTGAACATCATTCCATAAACCCACCTAAGATCCTTATGAATGATGAGAGGACAAATATGAACTTTGTAAGGGAGAAATCCGGCAAAGACACCAAGCCAAATAATAGAAGGTAGCATCAgctttaatgagaaaaatgatatCAGTGCCTAAGGCATGCCAAAGGATCTATTATTAGTGGTGTGTTCTTGTGGCCACAAAAGAGTGAATCAGAATTAAAATCCAATTATGAAAATACAGTGCATTTATACAAAGTTCAATCACATACACTTTCCACGTTCTGTAATATCCAGTATATTTTAAACAGTATCTTCTTCACATTCTAAGGAGGAAGCCTCCCATTTTTTTCAAGAACTTTCCGAGTTATTTGGGCCTCATATCCATCCTGTGCATTTGTGCATTGTATTAATCCTGGTCTACACAGAGCTGATAACGCATCCAGATGGAACCTATGTAAGAAATTGATTGAAATCCCAAGAACAGAGCCAATCAGCAATAGGAATCTTGGACTCAACACCTTCCCCTGTGAATCTGTCACAAGGGGAATATTTTCAATACATGCAGGACTTTACATCAAAGCGACAATTGTTGGTTCCCTATTGGAAGCCAGGTTGGAGAATAAGGAATAGTCTCTGGGAAATAGGGGAGGAGTGTTCGGTGGGAAGTAAGTTTAAGAAGTCtgttggtggggcgcctgggtggctcagtcggttaagcctccgacttcagctcaggtcatgatctcacagttcgtagggctctgtgctgacagctcagagcctggagcctgcttcagattctgtgtctccctctctctcttaccctcccctgctcacgctctgtctctctctgtctcaaaaataaataaacattaaaaaaaaaattaaaaaaaaaaaaaaagaagtctgttggcttgcaccaatgggttaacaaggcttagggCATAAAGCCACCACAGGGTGAAAGCGCCCAAGGCCAGTCATTAAGTAAGACAAAGC
This genomic window contains:
- the LOC106980922 gene encoding KRAB domain-containing protein 5-like, whose amino-acid sequence is MANPQELLTFNDVAIEFSQEEWGFLNHSQRELYRDVMLENYGHLLLLGLVSKPDLVNFLEQKKEAWDVNGKGTVATHPGRWT